The DNA segment TATGACCATGTGTGTTTGAGTTTCTGGCTGCCCCTTTCCTTTGTTGATGTAATCTATTCTGAAAAAACTGTATGTCTAATCAAGAAAAATTGCAGTGCCACTCCTAAGGTGATGGTGAGTCACACCTCAGTGATTATGTCTGTGTTCCTCTACTTAGCTATACAATAACACACACCACTCCTATAACTTACAAAATTTGCTTGTGTATATCtagaaataaatattttcataacatAACAATTCTTTGGTAGAAAGAAATTGTTCAGGAGAAAGTATATgctcacacattctctctctctttctctctctctctctctctctctctctctctctcacagcaacaACAGGTCAACACTCAACATGTGATGATGAACAGCCCCAATGATTCCCTTCCTTGCCCCATAAAGCCACCAAAGCCAGACTCAGACCCAGAAACAAGACTAGTGTTCACCTTTCCTTAATCCACGACCCACCAATCTCTACTATGCTTTGTCTGAGTCTCGCAGTGGCTCCTCACTCCTCTGTGTTTGTGCTGTGTCCATCTCACTCCTGAAATGGTCCTCCTGAGGGTGCAGGTCAAAGGCTTCCATGCTTGGTGGCTCCCAGGTGCTGAGGGGATCCTGTGGGTTGTGTTTCTCAGTGGAGGAACATTCATGGCTGTCCTGGTTTCTAGGAGGTACTAAAGGTGGTGCATGGCCATTGTCTGATGCATCAACTCTCTCCTTGTTGGCTGCCTGCTTTCCCTTAGGAGGCCTGCCTTGCCTGGCCTTCCACGCTCGGTGCTCTTCCTGGTAAGGTAAGATAGGCACTACAAATACAGTGATGTCGTCAATGGTGGCATGCTTGTCGTCACTCGTGCGCCAATTACGCTCCTTCAGCTTCCCACGTGACCCCATGACCAGGTCCTGGGCAGCACTGGTGTACCTGGGGGATGGGGAGCATTAGTGGCAGGTGGTGAGGTGGGTGAAAAGGATCCAGAAAACTAAggaaatgataaatatgataGGTCTTTTCTGTTGGGTTTGTGGATGGTGGGGAGGAGACAGATGAAAGTGATGTATAAGACTAGTAAGAAATATCATGAGGAAATGCTTGCTTCTTGCTGGAGGGCAAAGAAATACTACTTATCTATGTCAAAACTTCTCATATATAACTTGAAATGTATGTAACATTTTTTAACATACACCCACAAACTCCCACATCAACTACAATAAAAACACATCACTTTCTCACATCACCCAGCAGCACAGCCTTTActacaccaacacaacactgcacaTCCTACAGCCATGCAGTGACACCCAAATGAATGTAAACAGGAGATTCTGGTACAGCCTCCCCTGCTACCTGTACTTGTGCTTGTCATGGTGGTCAGGcgggaaatgagagagggactTGCCCACCATGGCCACCGCTCGTTCGTTGGAGATGATGTCCCATAGCCCGTCTGTTGCCAGCACCAAGACGTCTCCATCTGTGAGCTCTGCTGCTTCTACATCAAACACTCGCACCTTTGGGAAGATGTAGAAATAAACATTTGAAATTTATTTACAGCCATTTACAGAAATTACAAATgagtagtaataatgacaaaGAAATATGACTAGCCTTTTTAAAAACTAAAACTTTTCAGAACAAGGAGTTTGTTTTGAAGAGTAATATAGAGTGGGTGCTGGTTTAGGAAACTGAATAAGACGTGATTTATGTATTAGAAAATTAACAATTATTCAATACAAactgatagaaaataaaaaaaataactacaaaTAAAAATCATGAAAGTGAAATATTGAAAACTCacttatttcattgttttttcacAACTGGGTAATGTATATTAAGACCAAAAACTTGAAAACAATGCAAAAGTGAACAGAgactgaagggaagagaagtgaggaaagagacattgaaggaaagagaagtgagcagacagtgaagggaagagaagtgagcagagacagtgaagggaagagaagtgagcagagacagtgaagggaagagaagtgagcaAAGAGACAGTGAAGGGAAGAGTGTTCAGTACCTCTGGCTCTGGTGAGAGGAATGGCTTGATTGGAATAGATGTACACTGAGCCTTCAAGTCGTGGTCCCCAAACCCCCTTGTGACCCCTATGGTGGCCAAAACGCGACTCTGAGGAAAAGAACTGCATCACAAAGTGTCTGTACTGTGCTGTGAGTGTGCAAAGTTACATATTCTATTTTTGCAATTGTTTCCATGCACACAAATGCACACAAACCTTACAGTTCATCACATACATTCCTCTTTTATCCTTCACACTTAACCCTTTGATAGCTACAGCTGCTCCTCACACTCAATACATGATGTGGTGCAAGTTTCAGATAAGGTTTGAAAACATACCACTGATACCAAAGTGATTATCTATAAAGTTGGAGCCTTCTAGTGCCTGCAGTTAATATTTCTTCCCAGTGAAACTCATTTGGGTCTGACCAGGTAAAGTGTAGTACCACCATTAGCAGCTATCTATCACACTTACTCACCCTCACATGATATACTCAACCTTCTCCTTTACCCACATGCACACAAACTTTCCAATCCatcatatatatttctcttttacccCTCACACTTAACCCTGATATCTCTCACCACACACTAACTCACTCACCCTTACATAAGATACTCAACCTCCTCAACCCATGCACATCCACTCTCACTCATCACACCCACAAAACACAGTACTCACCCTCTTGCCCTCGCCACACACAAGCGGGTACTTGAGATCATCTGGTGTGAGGGTCTTGTATGCCCAGCCGCTCATGTAGTGGTCCCGGTACAGCACCCGCTTGCCCAGGTCCCTCCGTTGTGGCCGGCGGACAAAGTCAAGGTGAGTGAACTCCCCGCCAAGGAGCTCTGGATGCATTGCCCCCTGGTGGTGAAGGTATTGACTGAGGCAGCTGTACCATTAAGAGTTTGAATGatactgactggttgactggccAGCACCAATACAAAGTGATTAGTGATTCAATTAGAAGTCTTGCTgataatgactgactgactaactgtttATCTAGTATATCCCAGTGTCTATTAGGGAAGCAGTACCATTAGAAAAGTCTGCTtaatactgactgactgactttctaGCATTAATACAGGGTAACTAGTGTCTCTTGGGGCAGTGGTACCCTGATTGATACTGACTGACTGTAGCACAAACACTGAATGACTAGGTAAGTTATATCAGCCTTACTTTTAAATGAAAGGTTAATGGAGTTTTTTCATGAATCCATAATCTCTCTATACACAATATGTTTCTAATACTAATACTTCTCTCCTGTATCTCCTTCTAAGGGTAAAGTTATGAAAGTaaaatttgttgcttttcttttctaaattgttttcctcatctctcctctagtTTGCAATAGTTTCATATCACACCcaattctcttcctattatgtgttcttattttcattctttaacAACCCTTATCAGACTGACATTTCCTTTCCCCCCAAGTGTACACATTCCTCATTCTCTAACTCCTCAACACAACGATGACTTTACCAGTTTTCTGATGCGCTGGTTCTCTGTCTCAGGAGTGAAGTCGAAGGACATGGGTAGTGGAACACCGCCCATGGAGAGGATGGCACGTGAGTCTCCTGCATTGGCCAGGAAAAGCTTGCCGTTGATGAAGAGAGCAACACAGGCAGTGCATCCCCCAGTCAGTTGAAACCTCAGCCTGTCTTCTGCTATAGTGTGGTCCTGTGAGGGAGGGACAGCAGATGGGTTATTCTGGATCCTGctagttcagttttttttaagtcaaTTACAGTATAGTTGTTGTCAATGGTCCAGTAACATGTGCCACTCTTACTGTGTTTAGTATTCTTCCTGTCTTTAGCCCTCTCATATGCTTTGAATGTGCCTTCTGTCAGGTTTGTCAAAGAGACAGTCAGCAGATCAGAAGGCTTAAGGTTgagaaaaacactaaacacaaagGAACCAGATGCAGGACATTATCTGACTTCTGACCACAACTGTACAACTgtacaactgtgtgtgtgtgtgacaatttTTCTATGAGCTTTGCCTTTGTTTTTATAGTGTATTCATGTATTCATGACAAGTGTAAGATCACCCATGCTGCCCTGCCAAAATATTCCACAGTTCTGTAAGTTGCATCATTTCAACAAATAGGTACATATTTgcccatgtctttctttttaacttcaCGGCACATTTCACAGCTACAGATCTTTATAAGAAGCTTTCATAACAAATCTCTTAAGTAGCTTAAAATTTCATATCATAGATTTGCAACATGTCATTTCTAGCTCAGCGATTCACACAGCATTCTTACAACACATTCTGTGCTAGACCAACCTACCATCTGCCAGAAGGCATTCTCCAGGGCACCAGTGATAGCACTCTCCATGGTGACCTCTCTCTCAGGAGCCCAGATGGGGgtctgctgcttctcctccagTGGGTCAGGAATCAGGATGTCAATCACGTCACACAATTTCTCCTGCcaaattgtattttttattagcAACCAAACTAAGTTTGTGATGACAGACAGAATAAACCTATTAAGGATAATTCTTTCACCACAGGGATTCACAGCACAgtattataagaaaaaatagttcAAATGAGACCTGATGCTTGAATCTCCAAGGTGACATTGAATGAACTGGAATTTTCTGAATGGCAGATTAATTGAGCAATATAAGTTTGATAAATCACTGAAAGGCTTATCGAAGTTGAAGGTTCACATAAAGCAGCTCAAGTAACACAACAATGCAAGATGACATCACAATCCTTTAGCAATATTATTCACAAGGAATTATAAATAAGCTGAATGAATTGTCAAAACACTGAACTcacttccttcccatctttatatatgagaaaaagaaggcaaCATTCTTTCATACATATTCAAGGACCTAGAGcacctttctttaattttaaaTTATGTCTATTGCATGAGgtacaagattaaaaaaaatttttttgaaGTAAAATTTATATATGAAATGATGCATTTCTAAGTAATTTTGGTGTTTGACTTCCAGCCTTTACTTCTACCCTAACCTCTTCATGTACCATGCCTCACCTTACTTTCACAAACAATTTAAAAATTCCACAGTAAAAATGTCTCTATTTCCACATACATCATGTGATCCACTGCAAACATCCTGGTGTACACTATCTGGGGCAGGGACCAGAACAATGAACAAGGGAACTAGTCACAATCATTTACTTATTCAGATACAAGAGCAAAGGTAATCTGTTTGCATATAAATGACAATGACTCACATGCACAAGATGGTGGAGCTGGTTGGCAGCGGCCACAGCAGCACCCCAGCCAGCATGGCCATCAAAGACCCCAAAGAGGTAGTATGGCAGTGACACATGGACCATGGGAGGCTGCTGAGGGGACTCGTGAGGAGGAGGCTCTGcacttccttcttctatctTGATCCCCCCTGGTCCCTCTCCTGGCTGGTCCTCAGGGTTACTGCTGAGGTCCTGTGAGAAGCCTTCCATCAGCTCCGTGGCAGGGCTGGCAGACAGAGGATGCTGGATTCCCTGAGGCTGCAACATCACTGTCTTCTCCTGAGGCTGATCTGGCACCTCTTCACTGTGCCCATTGACCACTGGTTCTGCCTTGACTGAGGTGCTCCTGGCATCCTGTAAGGTagatggggaagaagaggaggatgaggtggaggatggAGCTCCCTGCTCTACCCGGAGTGGTCGTGTGAGGAGCCCGACGTGAACCACTGCTTGGTCCTCATTTTTCTTGGACTTGCCGGCATTGATGGTTCtgtgaagggaaagtaaaaTACTAAGCAAGCACTGAGCATTACATTGTGATGACTCTATTACAGTCCATTTCACTGATTTCAAGATTGTGGCTGATGTACTGTTCATTTATGATCAAAAAGTTAGTATACAGTATCAATAATGTTCTTAAAAGATACATAAAATGACAGTGAGAAGCCCTAACCATTATAAGGAAGTAACAGGAAATATAAGACTAAATctacatctatgaaaagaaataagaaattgtgcaaggaagaaaggagactcACTCAGCATAGCCACTATTCCACGGCAGCCTTGATATGTCCCGTGGGCAGATGATGGGTCGAATGGCGTGATCTGCTGTCACCTGAATCTCATCCTCAGAGCCAAGCTGGAGGAAGTGTGGCCGTGTGTATGGGAAACGCAGGCCCTGCAGAAGAAAGCAAGATGGTGAGAGATGAGGGTGTGCAGCAATTTAGCCAGAGGATGTTCAGGGGCAGCAGATAATTGTAGGTGCtcaaagataaaggagaggggTGACTGATAGAATGGTGACAAGGCCATTTTACTAGTAAACAGGAAacttgaaggaggaaagggaaataacagagagtaaagatgagaaacagaaaggagaaaactgAAATATTCTAGAAATAATAGTGGATAttgaatagaaaagaagatgaatacCTAAGAGGTGAGTAGAGAGGCCAATAAACAATGTACAGGGAGAGATCATAACAGTCTCAGTCTTCAATTAACCTCAGAATGTGCCACCTGTACCTTGTCTCTGATGGACCCTGTCAAGGACCTGGTGCTGAGTGAGCTTGTGGGAAGGCCAGAGGTCACTCCCGGACCCAGGCCCCCCAGGGCACCTCCCTCAGCCTGGTCAAAGCTCCCCACCACATTGTAGAGTGCTGTCTTGAAGCGATTCAACATGGGTGCTGTTGGtgggcagcagcggcagcagcaggaagtggtagtggtggcagtggtagtagtggtggcagtgaaagggtctCTCCGTTTCACCTCAACACACATAGGTCACACCAGGTGACTTGATGGTGTCTTGGCCTCAATCATGAGTTACACATGGCCTGTCTGACTCCAAGGTAGCTGCACCTGCTTGGAGCTGCCACAGCTACATGGACGGCTGCCTCATGCTGCACTGGAACACATAAACacatttcctatttttcttgtaAATATCAGATTTGCCTATTCAAAGTATACCAAGCAATAAATAGAAACAATAAGCAACTCCTAACAGTGTTACCTTCCCCCTTGACTCCCATCAGCAGgattattaacctaacctaactgtctAATTCCTGACAGAGGTCCTCTATCCCTCTTAACTCCCCAACCAGATTATCAACATAACTTAACATAACACATAGGGAGCCCTCTATACCCCTTGACCATCAAAGGCATTATGAACCTAAGCTAAACTAATGAAAATACCCTTCTTGTGTGGGGCTGGACCCTGCCAGCTGCAAAACTAACCACCAATGTCATTACACTTAGCCAGCTGGAATGTGCGCACCAACACTTCTACAGCTACAATAACAACTATTCTTCTATATATAATCAAAATATACACCACAAAGTAATTACCTTAACTTTTGGGCAAGTTTTCCAAGCCCATCTATTAGAAAGAAACCATGAGAAAGTACAGTTCACTGACACGCACGGAAGTCAAGTTGATAATGCTCACCACACATCACTTGCTCAATCAGTTAGCCCAAGAAGCTGGACATGATAACTAAGCTGTCACTTCATCTATATTCACAGCCACCTGAACATTTACCTATGAAAATGCTTACCATTATCTACACAACAATCAATACAGTTCCATCGAAAGGCCatctgaaggaagaaagtttcCCACAGACACATGCCAACCAACTCCACACTGGGAAATAAGGACAATGAATGAAATTTCATCTCATTATTTGGATTGGGGGGCAAATCAGTTTGTCCTAAAAATCTTCCCACTTCCGtctactttcctccttttaaaCCACGTACGAGGCATGTCTCTGGTTCATTTCCAAGAGGGAATTAACTCGAAAAAGGATCATCTGAGAGAATTTTCTTAAAACCAGGTTGAGAAGGATTTAGGATAGGTATAAtagtgaaaaggagaagagaagacaatcCCAATTACAAAAAGTAGTTCATCATCTGAGAGAATTTTCTTAAAACCAGGTTGAGAAGTATTTAGGATAGGTATAAtagtgaaaaggagaagagaagacaatcCCAATTATAAAAAGTAGTTCAAGAGGAAGAGACAGCCAATGAGAACAATGCCACATCAGGTGGACCATCTCcacagaggaagaaagtgatACACAGGCTGTCCAGTCAGGGAAATCGTCTTTCTGGTCCCAGATTGCATCTATGGCAGACCTCCTCACTCCTACCTTCTGCCCTAACCCATGTGGCCTATCCAGTGCTCCCAACCCTTCAGCAGACATGGTGAATGGACACAGAGGAAGTAAACAACAGTGACTGGCCGTGACAGGCCACGACAAGCAGCGGCAGTGTTGGACATGGGAAGTGACGAGCTTTCTCCTACCCAGGCATGTCTAGTGGCAACTACAGTGGCTTTGAGGTAATGGCAGTCACAACGGCGGCTACAAAAGTCACCTATTCTCCCCCAGATATGACCTTAACCACCAGTGCTGTATTGTGAGGCCACTTGACCCCTCTCTGCTGGGGTGATGCCTGCCATCTCCTTCTTGGACGGCATAGAATCAGGCATCATGGCATCCACGCACATTCCTCCACCCACTGCCATTCACCAATCCACAGCTAAGCACTCAGGGTTCTATTGTCTCATGTCAGGTTAGAACAGGCATCACTCCCTCTCTGCTAGTCACCATTTAGAGCATGGGAGAGTTAGGTAGGGTCACCCCTCCTTAGCCTGGGTGCTTAGGGCTTCCTAAACAaccacaatttatttatttatatttttgtccttttttgtaAAATAAACTACCAAAATCAACAATCCTAATTTTCTCGTCACCTTCATCCCTCAGCAGTGAAACTCCTGATTTGGTTGTCTGGTCGTGTTCTTGTTAGTAGTCACTGGTCATTATATACAGATCATTTGGTAAGCTGGCACAATATTGATATGTATATTTTCAACCACACAGCTGCAACTTAAATAAACCATTaactattaatattataatcacacacacatacacacacactcacacccctATCACACCAACCCATCACACTTAACACACTCACTTCCTACCACACTAAACGACAGCAGAATGAAAAATTTAATCACAGCACTTTGAAAACCCTATCCagctgggacacacacacacacacatacacatacacactcacacacacacacacacacacacacacacacacactaaacaaacTAAGCACACCTACCCATCATACTAAACACACTTTTTCCCGCCACAACTCCACAGCACCCCAGCCAGACTGACCCTTATGAAAAGTTAGCcacactcacctctccctcccaggTGAGTGTCGTGACCAGCACACCTGTGACCGCACCCTCCCCTCACTCggcgaccaccaccacacacatcattcataaagaaacacacataaatatACAGAAATGGCGGCAAATACATATAGATAACATGCTACAATACCCGATAAGGTGCGTTTCCTGACATCCTAGACTCACTAACCTCCCCCTTGTTAAGATACAGATCCTTCACgccctcctcattcctcccacGGGGTCCTCAGCCACAGGGTCCTTGTAATCTAAGCCACGGGATCTCCGGTGTGTGTCCCAAGGGATGATGGCTTTCCTGAAGGTGTTACACGGCTGACacacaaggaaatacagaaccacGGTGCGTCCTGAAGTGCCAACACAGAGCTCGGTAACAGAGAATGTGTTTACAAAATTTCATCAAGGGCTAACTTgtgcaaaagaggaggaggagtaggaagagtaggaggaagagggactaTAGTGTGCGGTCTTTTCTTCCACCACggacttccttttcttccagtaAGGAGTTTTTTCTTATATCAGGGATTTCCTCAGGACTTTATTTACTTCCGCTAttaacttcattttcttccactaTTGACTTCCTGTTGTTCAGTATAGACTTCCTGTTCTACCATTAACTCGTGCActgtttgttcattcattcatgtgtgtgtgcctcaTGTCTCCTCCAGTGTGCGCGTTTGCGTGTGTCATGTGACAGGAAAtccttcagg comes from the Scylla paramamosain isolate STU-SP2022 chromosome 28, ASM3559412v1, whole genome shotgun sequence genome and includes:
- the LOC135114771 gene encoding protein phosphatase 1H-like isoform X1 is translated as MCVEVKRRDPFTATTTTTATTTTSCCCRCCPPTAPMLNRFKTALYNVVGSFDQAEGGALGGLGPGVTSGLPTSSLSTRSLTGSIRDKGLRFPYTRPHFLQLGSEDEIQVTADHAIRPIICPRDISRLPWNSGYAETINAGKSKKNEDQAVVHVGLLTRPLRVEQGAPSSTSSSSSSPSTLQDARSTSVKAEPVVNGHSEEVPDQPQEKTVMLQPQGIQHPLSASPATELMEGFSQDLSSNPEDQPGEGPGGIKIEEGSAEPPPHESPQQPPMVHVSLPYYLFGVFDGHAGWGAAVAAANQLHHLVHEKLCDVIDILIPDPLEEKQQTPIWAPEREVTMESAITGALENAFWQMDHTIAEDRLRFQLTGGCTACVALFINGKLFLANAGDSRAILSMGGVPLPMSFDFTPETENQRIRKLGAMHPELLGGEFTHLDFVRRPQRRDLGKRVLYRDHYMSGWAYKTLTPDDLKYPLVCGEGKRSRVLATIGVTRGFGDHDLKAQCTSIPIKPFLSPEPEVRVFDVEAAELTDGDVLVLATDGLWDIISNERAVAMVGKSLSHFPPDHHDKHKYRYTSAAQDLVMGSRGKLKERNWRTSDDKHATIDDITVFVVPILPYQEEHRAWKARQGRPPKGKQAANKERVDASDNGHAPPLVPPRNQDSHECSSTEKHNPQDPLSTWEPPSMEAFDLHPQEDHFRSEMDTAQTQRSEEPLRDSDKA
- the LOC135114771 gene encoding protein phosphatase 1H-like isoform X2 translates to MCVEVKRRDPFTATTTTTATTTTSCCCRCCPPTAPMLNRFKTALYNVVGSFDQAEGGALGGLGPGVTSGLPTSSLSTRSLTGSIRDKGLRFPYTRPHFLQLGSEDEIQVTADHAIRPIICPRDISRLPWNSGYAETINAGKSKKNEDQAVVHVGLLTRPLRVEQGAPSSTSSSSSSPSTLQDARSTSVKAEPVVNGHSEEVPDQPQEKTVMLQPQGIQHPLSASPATELMEGFSQDLSSNPEDQPGEGPGGIKIEEGSAEPPPHESPQQPPMVHVSLPYYLFGVFDGHAGWGAAVAAANQLHHLVHEKLCDVIDILIPDPLEEKQQTPIWAPEREVTMESAITGALENAFWQMDHTIAEDRLRFQLTGGCTACVALFINGKLFLANAGDSRAILSMGGVPLPMSFDFTPETENQRIRKLGAMHPELLGGEFTHLDFVRRPQRRDLGKRVLYRDHYMSGWAYKTLTPDDLKYPLVCGEGKRSRVLATIGVTRGFGDHDLKAQCTSIPIKPFLSPEPEVRVFDVEAAELTDGDVLVLATDGLWDIISNERAVAMVGKSLSHFPPDHHDKHKYTSAAQDLVMGSRGKLKERNWRTSDDKHATIDDITVFVVPILPYQEEHRAWKARQGRPPKGKQAANKERVDASDNGHAPPLVPPRNQDSHECSSTEKHNPQDPLSTWEPPSMEAFDLHPQEDHFRSEMDTAQTQRSEEPLRDSDKA